A portion of the Kribbella jejuensis genome contains these proteins:
- a CDS encoding MDR family MFS transporter: MSTTEPATAGGTAPTDGGPTYLSHKQILVILGGLMAGMFLAALDQSIVGTALPRIVSEFNSLDKLSWVVTAYLLTSTASTPLWGKISDLYGRRPLFIAAIVTFLAGSVLSALSGNIEQLIGFRAVQGLGAGGLMSLAFATIGDVIPPRERGKYMGYFGAVFGLSSVAGPLLGGLLTDGPGWRWIFWINLPIGLVALGIVGAVLKLPHVKRSHKIDYLGASTIAAAVTSLLLAISWSGPTNGWGTATTIALLAGAVVLAVAFVIIELRVAEPIIPMDLFKGRIFSGYAGYAFLLGFAMFGALIFLPLYLQAVKDLSPTRSGLALLPMIVGIFSASIPSGQMMSKSGRYKHFPIISAVLVGGAMVLLSTISLTTPYWHLAIFMFVMGAGLGLSMQITVTAAQNSVPRQHMGSATSTMTFFRSMGGAIGTAVYGAVLTSRLKVHLGDIIPNATQTMVDGLAKAANSVQALHGLKEPMKGFALHGLVDAMDDVFLVSLPFLAIALILAVVTPEQRLAGRNDGPKPEGDESLEASAAAAMH; the protein is encoded by the coding sequence ATGAGCACCACAGAGCCCGCCACCGCCGGTGGGACTGCACCGACCGACGGTGGTCCCACCTACCTGTCCCACAAGCAGATCCTGGTGATCCTCGGCGGCCTGATGGCCGGGATGTTCCTGGCCGCACTGGACCAGAGCATCGTCGGCACGGCGCTGCCGCGGATCGTCAGCGAGTTCAACAGCCTCGACAAGCTGTCCTGGGTGGTCACGGCGTACCTGCTGACCTCGACCGCCTCGACTCCGCTGTGGGGCAAGATCTCCGACCTGTACGGCCGTCGCCCGCTGTTCATCGCGGCGATCGTCACCTTCCTGGCCGGTTCGGTGCTGTCCGCACTGTCCGGCAACATCGAGCAGCTGATCGGCTTCCGGGCCGTCCAGGGTCTCGGTGCCGGTGGCCTGATGTCACTGGCCTTCGCCACTATCGGCGACGTGATCCCGCCGCGCGAGCGCGGCAAGTACATGGGGTACTTCGGTGCCGTCTTCGGCCTGTCCTCGGTGGCCGGCCCGCTGCTCGGCGGTCTGCTCACCGACGGTCCCGGCTGGCGCTGGATCTTCTGGATCAACCTGCCGATCGGCTTGGTTGCCCTGGGCATCGTCGGTGCCGTGCTCAAGCTGCCGCACGTGAAGCGTTCGCACAAGATCGACTACCTGGGCGCCTCCACGATCGCCGCCGCGGTCACCTCGCTGCTGCTGGCCATCTCCTGGAGCGGTCCGACCAACGGCTGGGGCACCGCCACCACGATCGCGCTGCTGGCCGGGGCCGTCGTCCTCGCCGTCGCGTTCGTGATCATCGAGCTGCGGGTGGCCGAGCCGATCATCCCGATGGACCTGTTCAAGGGCCGGATCTTCTCCGGGTACGCCGGGTACGCGTTCCTGCTCGGTTTCGCGATGTTCGGTGCGCTGATCTTCCTGCCGCTGTACCTGCAGGCGGTCAAGGACCTGTCGCCGACCCGCTCCGGCCTGGCGTTGCTGCCGATGATCGTCGGTATCTTCTCCGCGTCGATCCCGAGCGGCCAGATGATGAGCAAGAGCGGCCGGTACAAGCACTTCCCGATCATCTCCGCGGTCCTGGTCGGCGGTGCGATGGTGCTGCTGTCCACGATCAGCCTGACCACGCCGTACTGGCACCTGGCGATCTTCATGTTCGTGATGGGCGCCGGTCTGGGTCTGTCGATGCAGATCACCGTGACCGCCGCGCAGAACAGCGTTCCCCGGCAGCACATGGGTAGTGCGACCTCGACGATGACCTTCTTCCGCTCGATGGGTGGTGCGATCGGTACCGCGGTCTACGGCGCCGTACTGACCAGCCGGCTGAAGGTCCACCTGGGCGACATCATCCCGAACGCCACGCAGACGATGGTCGACGGACTGGCCAAGGCGGCCAACAGCGTCCAGGCCCTGCACGGGCTGAAGGAGCCGATGAAGGGCTTCGCACTGCACGGGCTGGTCGACGCGATGGACGACGTGTTCCTGGTCTCGCTGCCGTTCCTGGCGATCGCGCTGATCCTCGCGGTCGTCACCCCGGAGCAGCGGCTGGCCGGCCGCAACGACGGCCCGAAGCCCGAGGGCGACGAGTCGCTGGAGGCTTCGGCAGCCGCCGCCATGCACTGA
- a CDS encoding AI-2E family transporter, which produces MSNAGRDESTETEESPVADTEVMDEVSPSAVAPGPARVDHGVTPAMEIASAWAWRFLVIVAAVGVIGYVLRYLSEVFVPVTVGALLTALLVPITNGLQRLRVPRGPAAGITVIATLVVVAGLLTLVGAQIAGQFEDLSKQVGEGVQKLRELARINFGLTDADITNLYKQAQKQLTSGGALGQQAAAVGTTATHLLAGLFISLFCLFFFLYQGEQIWSWLVRLFPRRAREKADSSGRRAWVSLTAFVRATVIVAAVDAIGISLGAAILGLPLVSAIGILVFVGAFIPVVGALVSGIVAVLVALVAKGPIIAIVMLAVVIGVQQLEAHVLQPFLMGRAVSVHPLAVILAIAAGVVIAGIVGALVAVPTAAVLNAIVNHLAGNDLDSDPPPRPRRRVRPTPAE; this is translated from the coding sequence ATGAGCAATGCGGGGCGGGACGAAAGCACCGAGACCGAGGAGAGCCCGGTCGCGGACACTGAGGTAATGGACGAGGTCAGTCCGTCCGCGGTAGCGCCAGGGCCGGCCAGGGTCGACCACGGCGTCACGCCGGCGATGGAGATCGCCAGTGCGTGGGCGTGGCGGTTCCTGGTGATCGTGGCGGCGGTCGGCGTCATCGGGTACGTGCTGCGCTACCTGTCGGAGGTCTTCGTACCGGTGACAGTCGGCGCACTGCTCACCGCTCTGCTCGTACCGATCACGAACGGCCTGCAGCGGCTGCGCGTGCCGCGCGGTCCCGCTGCGGGCATCACGGTGATCGCGACACTCGTGGTGGTCGCGGGTCTGCTGACGTTGGTCGGCGCGCAGATCGCGGGACAGTTCGAGGACCTCTCCAAACAGGTCGGCGAAGGTGTGCAGAAGCTGCGCGAGCTGGCCCGGATCAACTTCGGCCTGACCGACGCGGACATCACCAACCTGTACAAACAGGCCCAGAAGCAGCTCACGTCCGGCGGTGCGCTCGGTCAGCAGGCCGCGGCCGTCGGTACGACGGCAACCCATTTGTTGGCCGGGCTGTTCATCTCGCTGTTCTGCCTGTTCTTCTTCCTCTACCAGGGCGAGCAGATCTGGTCATGGCTGGTGCGGCTGTTCCCGCGGCGCGCCCGGGAGAAGGCCGACTCGTCCGGCCGCCGGGCGTGGGTGTCGCTGACCGCGTTCGTCCGAGCCACTGTCATCGTCGCCGCGGTCGACGCGATCGGGATCTCGCTCGGCGCCGCGATCCTCGGGCTGCCACTGGTCAGCGCGATCGGCATCCTGGTGTTCGTCGGCGCGTTCATCCCGGTGGTCGGCGCACTGGTCAGCGGCATCGTCGCGGTCCTCGTCGCACTCGTTGCCAAGGGCCCCATCATCGCGATCGTGATGCTCGCGGTCGTGATCGGCGTCCAGCAACTCGAAGCCCACGTCCTGCAGCCGTTCCTGATGGGCCGGGCCGTCAGCGTCCACCCGCTCGCGGTCATCCTCGCGATCGCCGCCGGGGTGGTCATCGCCGGGATCGTCGGCGCCTTGGTGGCCGTGCCCACCGCCGCGGTCCTCAATGCCATCGTCAACCACCTGGCCGGCAACGACCTCGACTCCGATCCGCCGCCACGCCCTCGCCGCCGCGTCCGGCCAACTCCTGCCGAGTGA
- a CDS encoding glutamate mutase L: MSLVVAVDFGSTFTKAVAVDLGSGELVARAEHRTTIDTDVMDGWHACRAVLAAADRGVPNAEVLACSSAGGGLRIGVVGNEELVTAEAGKRVALSSGGRVVAVVSGGLTATTQKELRKDRPDVVLLLGGTDGGNAKVLVQAATTLAKYEWRKPVVVAGNIDAQDEIASTLTAADVPHVLADNVVPEIGVFAPDSARAAIREMFLRHVIGGKNLSRDPAFARMVRAATPDVVLRGVEVLAGLHGDVAVVDIGGATTDVHSVIELDPEDASLGREVVATHPVTRTVEGDLGMRWSAVPVVAAGVEAGLADDPHLRTAAERRHADPSYLPDSDQERRYDETLATVAATVALRRHAGRQRIVFGPGGRVIERSGKDLREVDLLVGSGGVLRHNPPEVAARILGAIGTNAQEEGWLVPQRAEVCVDTDYVLAAVGLLADDAPKAAEGLASHIHGSALRGH, from the coding sequence GTGAGTCTGGTGGTGGCGGTGGACTTCGGGTCGACGTTTACCAAGGCGGTTGCGGTCGATCTGGGGTCGGGGGAGTTGGTTGCCCGGGCCGAGCACCGTACGACGATCGACACCGATGTCATGGACGGCTGGCACGCGTGTCGCGCTGTACTGGCAGCGGCGGACCGGGGCGTGCCGAACGCCGAGGTGCTGGCTTGTTCCAGTGCTGGTGGGGGGTTGCGGATTGGTGTCGTGGGCAACGAAGAGCTTGTTACCGCGGAGGCGGGTAAGCGGGTTGCGTTGTCCAGTGGTGGTCGCGTGGTCGCGGTGGTCAGCGGTGGGCTGACGGCGACCACGCAGAAGGAGCTGCGCAAGGACAGACCGGATGTCGTGCTGTTGCTCGGCGGTACGGACGGTGGCAACGCGAAGGTCCTGGTGCAGGCCGCGACGACACTGGCGAAGTACGAGTGGCGGAAGCCGGTCGTTGTCGCGGGCAACATCGACGCGCAGGACGAGATCGCGTCGACGTTGACCGCGGCCGACGTACCGCATGTGCTCGCGGACAACGTCGTACCGGAGATCGGGGTGTTCGCGCCGGACAGTGCGCGGGCCGCGATCCGGGAGATGTTCCTCCGGCACGTGATCGGCGGGAAGAACCTGTCGCGGGACCCGGCGTTTGCGCGGATGGTGCGCGCCGCGACGCCGGATGTCGTGCTGCGGGGTGTCGAGGTGCTGGCCGGGCTGCACGGGGACGTCGCGGTCGTGGACATCGGCGGTGCGACGACCGACGTGCACTCGGTGATCGAGCTCGACCCGGAGGACGCGAGCCTCGGCCGCGAGGTGGTCGCGACACATCCCGTCACCCGTACCGTCGAAGGCGATCTCGGGATGCGGTGGAGTGCCGTACCCGTGGTGGCCGCGGGCGTCGAGGCCGGGCTCGCCGATGACCCGCACCTGCGGACGGCCGCGGAACGGCGCCACGCGGACCCGTCGTACCTGCCGGACAGCGACCAGGAGCGGCGGTACGACGAGACGCTCGCGACTGTCGCGGCAACCGTCGCTCTGCGCAGGCATGCGGGACGGCAGCGGATCGTGTTCGGGCCTGGCGGACGGGTGATCGAGCGCTCCGGCAAGGATCTGCGCGAGGTCGATCTGCTGGTCGGATCCGGGGGAGTACTGCGGCACAACCCGCCCGAGGTGGCGGCCCGGATCCTCGGCGCGATCGGCACGAACGCGCAGGAGGAAGGCTGGCTGGTACCGCAACGTGCCGAGGTGTGCGTCGACACGGACTACGTACTGGCAGCAGTCGGCCTGCTCGCCGACGACGCCCCGAAGGCAGCCGAAGGCCTGGCCTCGCATATTCATGGATCAGCCCTGCGTGGGCACTAG
- a CDS encoding cystathionine gamma-synthase, with amino-acid sequence MNKERQYGFETLAIHAGNEPDPTTGAVVPPIYATSTYKQDGVGGLRNGYEYSRSANPTRTALEECLAAIEAGNRGFAFASGLAAEDTLIRSVCAPGDHVVFPDDAYGGTFRLFSRVLSNWGVEMTPAAVTHPEAIRAAIQPGKTKVVWLETPTNPLLNVADIAIVAQIAHDAGALLVVDNTFASAYLQQPLELGADVVVHSTTKYMGGHSDVVGGALVVRDAELAEKIAFHQNAIGAVAGPFDSWLVLRGIKTLGVRMDRHSDNAEKVVEFLQRHKSVSQVLYPGIDGHPGHETAAKQMKRFGGIVSFRVAGGEAQALDICNKAEVFTLGESLGGVESLIEHPGKMTHASVAGTPLEVPADLIRLSVGIETVDDLLQDLERALG; translated from the coding sequence GTGAACAAGGAACGCCAGTACGGTTTCGAGACACTTGCCATCCACGCCGGGAACGAGCCCGACCCGACGACCGGTGCGGTGGTGCCGCCGATCTACGCGACCAGCACCTACAAGCAGGACGGCGTCGGCGGGCTGCGCAACGGCTACGAGTACTCCCGGTCGGCGAACCCGACCCGGACGGCGCTGGAGGAGTGTCTCGCCGCGATCGAGGCGGGTAACCGCGGCTTCGCGTTCGCCAGCGGCCTGGCCGCCGAGGACACGCTGATCCGGTCGGTGTGCGCGCCTGGCGACCACGTGGTGTTCCCCGACGACGCGTACGGCGGTACGTTCCGGCTGTTCTCCCGGGTGCTGAGCAACTGGGGCGTCGAGATGACCCCGGCCGCGGTCACCCACCCGGAGGCGATCCGGGCCGCGATCCAGCCGGGCAAGACCAAGGTGGTCTGGCTGGAGACGCCGACCAACCCGCTGCTGAACGTCGCCGATATCGCGATCGTCGCGCAGATCGCGCACGACGCCGGGGCCCTGCTCGTGGTCGACAACACGTTCGCCTCGGCGTACCTGCAGCAGCCGCTCGAGCTCGGCGCGGACGTGGTCGTGCACTCGACGACGAAGTACATGGGCGGGCACTCCGACGTGGTCGGCGGTGCGCTGGTGGTGCGGGACGCGGAGCTGGCGGAGAAGATCGCCTTCCACCAGAACGCGATCGGCGCGGTCGCCGGGCCGTTCGACTCGTGGCTGGTGCTGCGCGGCATCAAGACGCTCGGCGTCCGGATGGACCGGCACAGCGACAACGCCGAGAAGGTGGTCGAGTTCCTGCAGCGGCACAAGTCGGTCAGCCAGGTGCTGTACCCGGGGATCGACGGGCATCCGGGCCACGAGACCGCGGCGAAGCAGATGAAGCGGTTCGGCGGGATCGTCAGCTTCCGGGTCGCCGGCGGCGAGGCGCAGGCGCTGGACATCTGCAACAAGGCCGAGGTCTTCACGCTGGGCGAGTCCCTCGGCGGCGTCGAGTCGCTGATCGAGCACCCCGGCAAGATGACCCACGCCTCGGTCGCCGGTACGCCGCTGGAGGTGCCCGCGGACCTGATCCGGCTCAGCGTAGGCATCGAAACCGTCGACGACCTGCTCCAAGACCTGGAACGCGCCCTCGGCTGA
- a CDS encoding DUF1905 domain-containing protein gives MRDDGRVSGYEFTAPLWLWPGEGSWYFVTVPEDISDEITDLTEGRRRGFGSVRVAVAVGGSSWQTSVFPTKDGTYILPLKKQIRHAENLTEGTPVETVLHLIDF, from the coding sequence ATGCGTGACGACGGCCGAGTGAGTGGGTACGAGTTCACGGCACCGCTGTGGCTGTGGCCGGGCGAGGGCTCGTGGTACTTCGTGACGGTGCCGGAGGACATCAGCGACGAAATCACCGACCTGACCGAGGGCCGGCGCCGAGGCTTCGGCTCGGTCCGAGTCGCGGTGGCGGTCGGCGGGAGCAGCTGGCAAACCTCGGTCTTCCCGACCAAGGACGGCACGTACATCCTCCCCCTCAAAAAACAGATCCGCCACGCCGAAAACCTCACCGAAGGCACCCCAGTAGAAACCGTCCTACACCTCATCGACTTCTAA
- a CDS encoding YczE/YyaS/YitT family protein, whose amino-acid sequence MTATSAAPPRQLAPINPIQQLKAGHLPRRLVQLYAGLSLYGASMGLMIQGNLGLDPWDVFHSGITKHVSLSFGTVVIAVSFVVLLAWIPLRQWPGLGTISNAIVIGLVTDLTLATVDRPHALWLRIVFMLSGVVLNALAGALYIGAQFGPGPRDGLMTGLVRRTGLSVRLVRTSLELTVLATGFLMGGSIGVGTVVYALSIGPLVHVLLPIFTVRLKQE is encoded by the coding sequence GTGACCGCCACCTCCGCTGCCCCGCCGCGCCAACTCGCTCCGATCAACCCGATCCAGCAGCTGAAAGCAGGCCACCTGCCGCGCCGGCTCGTCCAGCTGTACGCGGGCCTGTCGCTGTACGGCGCGTCGATGGGCCTGATGATTCAGGGCAATCTCGGGCTCGATCCGTGGGACGTGTTCCACTCGGGCATCACGAAGCACGTCTCGCTGAGCTTCGGGACCGTGGTGATCGCGGTCAGCTTCGTCGTACTGCTCGCGTGGATCCCGCTGCGTCAGTGGCCCGGGCTCGGCACTATCAGCAACGCGATCGTCATCGGGCTGGTCACGGACCTGACACTGGCGACGGTCGATCGCCCACACGCACTGTGGCTGCGGATCGTGTTCATGCTGTCGGGCGTCGTACTCAATGCGCTGGCCGGCGCGCTGTACATTGGCGCGCAGTTCGGGCCGGGGCCGCGCGACGGGCTGATGACGGGGTTGGTACGGCGTACCGGGCTGAGTGTCCGGCTGGTCCGTACGTCACTCGAGCTGACCGTCCTCGCGACCGGGTTCCTGATGGGCGGGTCGATCGGGGTCGGCACTGTCGTCTACGCGCTGTCGATCGGGCCGTTGGTACACGTCCTGCTCCCGATCTTCACGGTGCGGTTGAAGCAGGAGTAG
- a CDS encoding PLP-dependent aminotransferase family protein, whose protein sequence is MQARYLPASTLTGLLGEWADGTGPAYRVLAERLRLLIADGRIMPGSRLPSERELTDALGVSRTTVASAYRELRDSGYLTSRRGSGSVTALPSKVEPELGRHHAPGIDTEGLYDFTCAAPSAVPGISTAVATAAEALPLHLATPGYHPQGLPVLRAEIAAAYGERGLPTSADQIIVTAGALAATSIAVRALTQIGDRVLTESPTHPNSVDAIRRSGCRVVAVPMSPGGWDLPLLEATIRQTAPRAAWLVVDFQNPTGFLMPAGDRQRLARAFARARTTAIVDETLFELSLDGQEMPPPFASYDPDGVITVGSVSKSFWGGLRIGWMRVPEALVARVLDARASMDLGAPVLEQLVVADLLRRRSTLLPERRAALARRRDALAAAVSAELPSWRFRLPSGGLSLWCELPEPVGSSLVGVAQRNGALLVAGSRFSPDGGLESFIRLPFTLDEDALRDGVHRLAESYDSLTVTPTRRSGVMIA, encoded by the coding sequence ATGCAAGCGCGCTACCTCCCCGCCAGTACGTTGACCGGCCTGCTCGGCGAGTGGGCCGATGGGACCGGTCCGGCGTACCGGGTCCTGGCCGAGCGGCTCCGGCTGCTCATCGCGGACGGGCGGATCATGCCCGGCTCGCGGCTCCCCAGCGAGCGCGAACTGACCGACGCGCTCGGCGTCAGTCGTACGACGGTGGCGTCGGCGTATCGCGAGCTGCGCGACAGCGGGTACCTGACCAGCCGGCGCGGATCCGGGAGCGTGACCGCGCTGCCCTCGAAGGTCGAGCCCGAACTCGGACGGCACCACGCGCCGGGAATCGACACCGAGGGGCTGTACGACTTCACCTGCGCGGCGCCCTCCGCCGTACCAGGAATCAGTACGGCGGTCGCAACCGCCGCTGAGGCCCTGCCGCTGCACCTTGCGACGCCGGGGTACCACCCGCAGGGCCTGCCGGTACTGCGGGCCGAGATCGCAGCGGCGTACGGCGAGCGCGGGCTGCCGACGTCCGCGGACCAGATCATCGTCACCGCCGGGGCGCTCGCGGCGACGTCGATCGCGGTCCGCGCGCTCACCCAGATCGGCGACCGGGTGCTGACCGAGAGCCCGACGCACCCGAACTCCGTCGACGCGATCCGGCGCAGCGGCTGCCGTGTGGTCGCGGTCCCGATGTCGCCCGGCGGCTGGGACTTACCGTTGCTGGAAGCAACCATCCGGCAGACCGCGCCACGGGCCGCCTGGCTGGTGGTGGACTTCCAGAACCCGACCGGTTTTCTGATGCCGGCGGGTGACCGGCAGCGGCTGGCGCGGGCGTTCGCGCGGGCGCGGACGACGGCGATCGTGGACGAGACGCTGTTCGAGCTGTCGCTGGACGGGCAGGAGATGCCGCCGCCGTTCGCGTCGTACGACCCGGACGGGGTGATCACGGTCGGGTCGGTGAGCAAGTCGTTCTGGGGCGGGCTGCGGATCGGCTGGATGCGCGTGCCGGAGGCGCTGGTCGCCCGGGTACTGGACGCGCGGGCGTCGATGGACCTCGGCGCGCCGGTGCTGGAGCAGCTGGTGGTCGCGGATCTGCTGCGCCGGCGGTCGACGTTGTTGCCGGAGCGCCGGGCCGCGCTGGCTCGCCGGCGGGACGCGCTGGCAGCCGCGGTCTCGGCCGAGCTGCCGTCGTGGCGGTTCCGGCTGCCGTCGGGCGGGCTGTCGTTGTGGTGCGAGCTGCCCGAACCGGTCGGCTCCAGCCTCGTCGGCGTTGCCCAGCGCAACGGCGCCCTGCTCGTCGCCGGCTCCCGCTTCTCCCCCGACGGCGGCCTCGAGTCCTTCATCCGCCTCCCGTTCACCCTCGACGAGGACGCCCTGCGCGACGGCGTACACCGGCTGGCCGAGTCGTACGACTCCCTCACCGTCACCCCCACCCGCCGTAGCGGGGTGATGATCGCGTGA
- the msrA gene encoding peptide-methionine (S)-S-oxide reductase MsrA: MSFFTRNTAMVEPQAALPGRPTPGFAVPDENIVLHTPQTAAAPEGFEEVWFGTGCFWGTEEIFWQQPGVYTTAVGYAGGYTPNPTYEEVCTGRTGHAEAVRVVYDPTKTTFTDLLKVFWETHDPTQGMRQGNDLGSQYRSAIYYTTDAQRTEAERTRDLYAPVIKPRGYDDITTEIAPAQTFYYAEPYHQQYLHKNPNGYRCHSNTGVPFPADN, from the coding sequence ATGTCGTTCTTCACCCGCAACACCGCCATGGTCGAGCCACAGGCCGCACTGCCCGGCCGGCCCACCCCCGGCTTCGCCGTACCCGACGAGAACATCGTCCTGCACACTCCGCAGACCGCCGCCGCGCCTGAGGGCTTCGAGGAGGTCTGGTTCGGCACGGGCTGTTTCTGGGGTACCGAGGAGATCTTCTGGCAGCAGCCCGGCGTGTACACCACCGCCGTCGGGTACGCGGGCGGTTACACCCCGAACCCGACGTACGAAGAGGTCTGCACCGGCCGCACCGGCCACGCCGAGGCGGTCCGCGTCGTGTACGACCCGACCAAGACCACCTTCACCGACCTGCTGAAGGTCTTCTGGGAGACCCACGACCCGACCCAGGGCATGCGCCAGGGCAACGACCTCGGTTCGCAGTACCGCTCGGCCATCTACTACACCACCGACGCCCAGCGCACCGAGGCCGAACGCACCCGCGACCTCTACGCCCCCGTCATCAAGCCCCGCGGCTACGACGACATCACCACCGAAATAGCCCCCGCCCAAACCTTCTACTACGCCGAGCCCTACCACCAGCAGTACCTCCACAAAAACCCCAACGGCTACCGCTGCCACAGCAACACCGGCGTACCGTTCCCGGCTGACAACTGA
- a CDS encoding class I SAM-dependent methyltransferase gives MVERALSFGTVAEAYERFRPGYPVELLELVTAYAGGPIRTALEIGAGTGKATRLFAQAGIAVTATDPDPAMLAELRKHVPATVTTVQAAFEDLPLEPSYELVYAAAALHWTKPEGRWDRMAALVRPGGVFASFGVPIQLADPALKEAVRAARAPYLNDDGVPSPDGTSADRPMQWPGTELQQSEWFTDVRQSVIERRVTTTAQDYIGQLSTVSAYVMLHPTDRAQLFRQTLQALPETVELDAQIHIHLARRPRR, from the coding sequence ATGGTTGAGCGTGCGCTGAGCTTCGGGACGGTGGCAGAGGCGTACGAGCGGTTCCGCCCCGGGTACCCCGTGGAACTCCTTGAGTTGGTGACCGCGTACGCCGGTGGGCCGATCCGGACTGCCCTCGAGATCGGCGCGGGGACGGGCAAGGCAACCCGGCTGTTCGCACAGGCGGGGATCGCGGTCACGGCGACCGATCCGGACCCGGCCATGCTCGCGGAGTTGCGCAAACATGTGCCGGCAACCGTCACGACGGTGCAAGCGGCGTTCGAGGACCTGCCGCTCGAGCCGTCGTACGAGCTGGTGTACGCGGCTGCCGCGCTGCATTGGACCAAACCCGAGGGCCGGTGGGACCGGATGGCCGCGCTCGTTCGGCCGGGCGGTGTGTTCGCATCGTTCGGCGTACCGATCCAGCTGGCCGACCCCGCCCTCAAGGAGGCAGTACGCGCGGCGCGTGCGCCGTACCTGAACGACGACGGCGTCCCGTCGCCCGACGGCACCTCCGCGGATCGCCCGATGCAGTGGCCGGGCACCGAGCTCCAGCAGTCCGAGTGGTTCACCGATGTCCGCCAGTCGGTGATCGAACGCCGCGTGACGACAACCGCCCAGGACTACATCGGACAACTCTCCACGGTCTCGGCATACGTAATGCTCCACCCCACCGACCGAGCCCAACTCTTCCGCCAAACCCTCCAGGCCCTCCCCGAAACCGTAGAACTAGACGCCCAAATCCACATCCACCTAGCCCGCCGCCCACGCCGATAG
- a CDS encoding lysylphosphatidylglycerol synthase transmembrane domain-containing protein, with protein sequence MGTTISRTIWTWARAAGGAAILAVLLWRMGTGPLVHGLRLTTGWPLAAAFAITSLTTLCCAWRWRLVARGLGVELPLRTAVAAYYRSQFLNATLPGGVLGDVHRAVRHGRVLGDLGRSLRAVAWERTSGFAVQLVLTVGALFLLPWPAIVRLVTVTFVVAAALTITLLCLNHRRLTSRLGRGFTSDLRNAILAPRAGPGILLASALVVLGHAAVFLIAVRATGASLSLSRLLPVALVVLTASALPTNIAGWGPREGAAAWAFSSVGLGASLGFTVAVVYGVLALVATLPGAIVLVVAHRSRPATASYAPAESTTASKYGQPSTSVTGSLPNGSSVDVAASRSRRTVPGSKRLR encoded by the coding sequence ATGGGAACCACCATCAGCCGAACGATCTGGACCTGGGCACGCGCGGCGGGTGGCGCGGCGATCCTCGCTGTGCTCCTGTGGCGAATGGGGACGGGCCCGTTGGTGCACGGGCTCCGGCTGACCACAGGTTGGCCGCTCGCTGCTGCGTTCGCCATCACTTCGCTGACCACGTTGTGCTGTGCGTGGCGGTGGAGGCTCGTCGCCCGCGGGCTCGGCGTCGAGTTGCCGCTGCGGACCGCGGTGGCTGCGTACTACCGGTCCCAGTTCCTCAACGCCACGCTGCCCGGCGGAGTGCTGGGCGACGTACACCGCGCCGTGCGCCACGGACGCGTGCTCGGCGACCTGGGCCGAAGCCTGCGAGCGGTCGCGTGGGAGCGAACGTCGGGATTTGCGGTGCAGCTCGTGCTGACGGTCGGTGCACTGTTCCTGCTGCCGTGGCCGGCCATCGTTCGGCTGGTCACCGTGACGTTCGTCGTCGCCGCAGCGCTGACAATCACACTGCTCTGCCTGAATCACCGTCGCCTCACGTCGCGGCTCGGACGCGGCTTCACCAGCGACCTGCGCAACGCGATCCTCGCGCCGCGGGCCGGGCCGGGCATCCTGCTCGCCTCTGCGCTCGTCGTGCTCGGCCACGCCGCGGTGTTCCTGATCGCCGTCCGCGCGACCGGCGCCTCGCTGTCGCTGAGCCGGTTGTTGCCTGTGGCATTGGTCGTACTGACGGCCTCGGCGCTGCCGACGAACATCGCAGGATGGGGTCCGCGCGAGGGCGCGGCCGCCTGGGCCTTCAGCTCTGTCGGACTAGGCGCTTCGCTGGGCTTCACCGTCGCGGTCGTGTACGGCGTACTCGCCCTGGTCGCAACGCTACCCGGGGCCATTGTCCTGGTAGTTGCGCATCGATCCCGGCCTGCCACCGCGTCTTATGCGCCGGCTGAGTCCACGACTGCGTCGAAGTACGGCCAACCGTCGACTTCGGTTACCGGCTCGCTTCCGAACGGGTCAAGCGTCGACGTCGCCGCATCCAGGAGCCGGCGAACAGTTCCAGGCTCGAAAAGGTTGAGATAG